Proteins encoded within one genomic window of Nordella sp. HKS 07:
- the pgk gene encoding phosphoglycerate kinase — translation MPAFKTLDQLDAKNKRIVVRVDLNVPIEKGVVRDATRIERIVPTVKELLDKGAAVILLAHFDRPKGKVVPEMSLQPVAAALEKALGRPVTFVFTDWLDGKAVEAASNAKPGQCLLMENTRYHAGEEKNDTALSKTFASLGDAYVNDAFSAAHRAHASTEGVAHLLPAYAGRAMEAELRALEAALEKPKRPLVAVVGGAKVSTKLELLGNLSGVANVIVIGGGMANTFLAALGHPVGKSLCEHDLAQTAKDILATAKAKSCEILLPVDAVVAKEFKAGAPSRVVDITGVAADEMILDAGPKSISAIKTAFDKAGTLVWNGPLGAFEIEPFDKATNEAARHAAKLTREGRLVSIAGGGDTVAALNQAKAADDFSYISTAGGAFLEWLEGKPLPGVKALRGA, via the coding sequence ATGCCTGCTTTCAAGACACTCGATCAGCTCGACGCGAAGAACAAGCGTATCGTTGTCCGCGTCGATCTCAATGTGCCGATCGAGAAGGGCGTGGTGCGCGACGCGACGCGCATCGAGCGCATCGTGCCGACCGTCAAGGAACTTCTCGATAAGGGTGCGGCGGTGATCCTGCTCGCCCATTTCGATCGGCCCAAGGGCAAGGTCGTGCCGGAAATGTCGCTGCAGCCGGTGGCGGCGGCGCTGGAGAAGGCGCTGGGGCGTCCGGTCACTTTCGTCTTCACCGACTGGCTGGATGGCAAAGCGGTTGAAGCCGCGAGTAATGCAAAGCCCGGCCAGTGCCTCCTCATGGAGAACACCCGCTACCACGCGGGCGAAGAGAAAAACGACACCGCTCTTTCCAAGACATTCGCGAGCCTGGGCGATGCTTACGTGAATGACGCATTTTCGGCGGCCCATCGCGCTCACGCCTCGACCGAGGGTGTCGCCCATCTCCTGCCGGCTTATGCCGGACGCGCCATGGAGGCCGAGCTCAGGGCGCTCGAGGCCGCACTCGAGAAGCCGAAGCGGCCTCTCGTCGCCGTGGTCGGCGGTGCCAAGGTCTCGACCAAGCTCGAACTCCTCGGCAATCTGTCGGGCGTCGCCAATGTGATCGTGATCGGCGGCGGCATGGCCAACACCTTCCTCGCGGCTCTTGGCCATCCAGTCGGCAAGTCGCTCTGCGAGCATGACCTCGCGCAGACGGCGAAGGACATCCTCGCCACCGCGAAGGCGAAGTCCTGCGAGATATTGCTGCCCGTCGATGCCGTCGTCGCCAAGGAATTCAAGGCCGGCGCGCCATCCCGTGTCGTCGATATCACCGGCGTCGCCGCCGACGAGATGATCCTCGATGCCGGGCCGAAGAGCATAAGCGCCATCAAGACCGCTTTCGACAAGGCCGGCACTCTCGTCTGGAACGGGCCGCTTGGCGCCTTCGAGATCGAACCCTTCGATAAGGCCACCAACGAGGCGGCGCGCCATGCGGCCAAGCTGACCCGGGAGGGCAGGCTCGTCTCGATTGCCGGCGGCGGCGACACCGTCGCCGCCCTCAACCAGGCGAAAGCCGCTGACGATTTCAGCTATATTTCAACGGCAGGGGGCGCCTTCCTCGAATGGCTGGAAGG
- the tkt gene encoding transketolase, translated as MTSDTAAQAATSLSATLISDEERLKLRTYANAIRALSMDAVQKANSGHPGLPMGAADIATVLFSRFVKFDAADPHWPDRDRFVLSAGHGSMLLYSLLFLLGYKDMPLDQLKNFRQLGSKTAGHPEYGHAEGIETTTGPLGQGIANAVGMAIAERHLNARFGGDLVNHKTYVLSGDGCLMEGVSQEAITLAGHLKLNHLIVLWDDNGISIDGKVSMADSTDQLARFAASGWNTTIIDGHDSAAIAAALEAAQSSDKPSLIACKTIIGYGAPNKQGTAATHGSPLGADEVAAARKTLGWDHPPFEIPADIIDFWRAAGKRGRAEREAWEKRLAASSSKSDFKRAIAGALPANFDDTIADYKKKLAQEPPALATRNASQNALDVINAVVPETIGGSADLTGSNNTKSKDLKALNAADYGGRYVYYGIREHGMAAAMNGMALHGGVIPYGGTFLVFTDYCRPSIRLSALMGIRVIYVMTHDSIGLGEDGPTHQPVEHLAALRAIPNLHVFRPCDAVETAECWQLALKAEKTPSILALTRQKLRPARMTYSAKNLCAQGAYEIAPSAKKSKAVIFASGSEVEIAIDAKALLDKAGIPARVVSVPSMDLFEKQSKAYKDKVLGTEKIRIGIEAALRNNWDRFIGLDGIFVGMTGFGASGPIEKLYPHFGITAKHVLQAVKKKTR; from the coding sequence CCGTCCAGAAGGCCAATTCCGGTCATCCGGGCCTGCCCATGGGAGCGGCCGACATCGCCACCGTGCTATTCTCGCGCTTCGTCAAATTCGATGCCGCCGACCCGCACTGGCCGGATCGCGACCGCTTCGTGCTTTCCGCCGGCCACGGCTCCATGCTGCTCTATTCGCTGCTGTTCCTGCTCGGTTACAAGGACATGCCGCTGGACCAGCTCAAGAATTTCCGCCAGCTCGGCTCGAAGACCGCCGGCCATCCCGAATATGGCCATGCCGAGGGCATCGAGACGACCACCGGCCCCCTGGGCCAGGGCATCGCCAATGCGGTCGGCATGGCGATCGCCGAGCGCCATCTCAACGCCCGCTTCGGCGGCGATCTCGTCAATCACAAGACCTATGTACTGTCCGGGGACGGCTGCCTTATGGAAGGCGTCTCGCAGGAAGCCATCACGCTGGCCGGCCATCTCAAGCTCAACCATCTGATCGTGCTCTGGGACGACAACGGCATCTCGATCGACGGCAAGGTCTCGATGGCGGATTCGACCGACCAGCTCGCCCGCTTCGCCGCCTCGGGCTGGAACACCACGATCATCGACGGTCATGACAGCGCGGCGATCGCGGCTGCCCTCGAAGCGGCCCAGTCCAGCGACAAGCCGTCTCTCATCGCCTGCAAAACGATCATCGGCTACGGCGCCCCCAACAAGCAGGGCACCGCCGCCACGCACGGTTCGCCCCTCGGCGCCGACGAAGTGGCCGCCGCCCGCAAGACGCTGGGCTGGGACCATCCGCCTTTCGAGATTCCGGCCGACATCATCGATTTCTGGCGCGCCGCAGGCAAGCGCGGCCGCGCCGAGCGCGAAGCCTGGGAAAAGCGCCTGGCCGCTAGCTCTTCGAAGAGCGACTTCAAGCGCGCCATCGCGGGCGCCCTGCCGGCGAATTTCGACGACACCATCGCCGACTACAAGAAGAAGCTGGCGCAGGAGCCGCCGGCGCTCGCCACCCGCAATGCCTCGCAGAACGCTCTCGACGTCATCAATGCGGTGGTGCCCGAGACGATCGGCGGCTCGGCCGACCTCACCGGCTCCAACAATACCAAGTCAAAAGACCTCAAGGCCCTCAACGCCGCCGACTATGGCGGGCGCTATGTCTATTACGGCATCCGCGAGCACGGCATGGCGGCGGCCATGAATGGCATGGCGCTGCATGGTGGCGTCATTCCCTATGGCGGCACTTTCCTGGTCTTCACCGATTATTGCCGGCCGTCCATCCGCCTGTCGGCGCTCATGGGGATCCGCGTGATCTATGTGATGACGCATGACTCCATTGGTCTCGGCGAGGACGGGCCGACCCATCAGCCGGTCGAGCATCTGGCCGCCTTGCGCGCCATCCCCAATCTCCATGTCTTCCGCCCCTGCGATGCGGTGGAGACGGCGGAATGCTGGCAGCTGGCGCTCAAGGCCGAGAAGACCCCGAGCATCCTGGCGCTCACCCGCCAGAAGCTCAGGCCGGCGCGCATGACCTATTCGGCGAAGAATCTGTGCGCCCAAGGAGCGTATGAGATCGCGCCGAGCGCAAAGAAGTCGAAGGCCGTCATCTTCGCCTCCGGTTCCGAAGTTGAGATCGCCATCGATGCCAAGGCCCTTCTCGACAAGGCCGGCATCCCGGCCCGGGTCGTCTCGGTGCCTTCGATGGATCTCTTCGAGAAGCAGAGCAAGGCCTACAAGGACAAGGTGCTGGGCACGGAGAAGATCCGCATCGGAATCGAAGCGGCCTTGCGCAACAACTGGGACCGCTTCATCGGCCTCGACGGCATCTTCGTCGGCATGACCGGTTTCGGCGCCTCGGGCCCGATCGAAAAGCTCTACCCGCATTTCGGTATTACCGCCAAGCATGTGCTGCAGGCGGTCAAGAAGAAGACGCGCTGA